The sequence GGATCTGCAGGTTGTCAAAAATGAACTCGGCGGGATACGTGTCGTTTGCGTAGATGCCGCCGACGATCGCCGCCGCCAGAAAAACATATTCGGGTTTTTCCTTCTCAAAAAAATCCCTGACCGCCTGCTGATTTTCGAGTTCCAGTTCCTCGTGCGTGCGCGACGCAATATTCGAATATCCGGATGCCCGGAGCGCTCGGGTGATCGCCGAACCGACAAGGCCCCGGTGGCCGGCCACATATATTTTGGACTTATACTCCATTATCGACGTCCGAGCAAAAGTTCTGCGTTTTAAGTTTCGGGCCTCAAATCCCTAATTTTCGTAACTAGAAACTATCGCAACTATATGTCACTTCACGCTTCCCAACGGGCCTGCGACCCGCCTGGTCGTTGACGATGCGCTCCCTTCGTTCGCTTACGTCCCGAAAGGGCCCTTTGGGGGCAGGATGATCTGCTATGTGTTCACTCTGAACATGTTCCCCAGGGTGACGCGCTGAAGGGTCGATCTAATTTCATTCCTGAGATAGCTTCTAATACCCCCTCTTAGAAATCTTTTCGTAATCTCCTTTTACCATTATTTTCACCAGCTCTTCGAATTTTACTTTCGGCGTCCAGCCGAGTTTCTCCTTCGCCTTTGCGGGATCGCCGATCAGCAATTCGACCTCGGTCGGACGGTAGTAGCGGGAGTCAACCTCGACGACCGTTTTACCGGTCTTCTTGTCGATCCCCTTTTCACCGGGGCCATCTCCTTCCCACTTCAATGCAATCCCCACCTCCGCAAATGCAACTTCGGCAAATTCGCGGACCGTGTGCGTCTCGCCGGTCGCAAGGACAAAATCCTCGGGATGGTCCAGCTGGAGCATGCGCCACATGCCGTCGACATACTCGGGGGCGTAGCCCCAATCCCTCTTCGCATTGAGATTCCCGAGCGAGAGTTTTTCTTCCATACCCAATTTGATCTTCGCCGCCGCTCTCGTAATTTTCCTGGTGACGAACGTTTCACCTCTCCGGGGGGATTCATGGTTGAAGAGAATTCCGTTGCAGGCAAAAATATTATAGGCCTCACGATAATTGATGATGATCCAGTACCCGTACAGTTTTGCCACGCCATACGGGCTGCGCGGATAGAACGGAGTCTTTTCATTCTGCGGAACCTGCTGCGCTTTGCCGAACAATTCGCTCGTGGACGCCTGGTAAAATTTCGGTTTGATCCCCACTTCTCTGATCGCGTCAAGAAATCGGACGGTCCCGATCGCGTCGACCTCGGCCGTGTACTCGGGAAGCTCGAACGATACCTTGACATGGCTTTGCGCGGCGAGATTATAGATCTCGTCGGGCTGGATCCTTTCGAGGATCCGGTTCAAGTTGCTCGTGTCGGTCAGATCCCCGAAATGAAGAAAAAGCCTCTTGCCAAGAAGCTGCGGGTCATTATAGAGGTGGTCGATCCTCCCGGTGTTGAATGAACTGCTTCGGCGGATGATGCCGTGCACTTCGTACCCTTTTTGCAGGAGCAATTCGGCAAGATAGGATCCATCCTGCCCTGTGATGCCGGTCAGCAATGCTTTTTTTGACATAAGAATTTGCGTTTTTGTATCGGATGAGGATAAGAAAATAAATTGAATTCAGGAACAAACAGTTGTTGCGAACCATTCATCCCTTTGACATGGCGCGTCGGTCAGAGCAGTTCCTATTTTTCCATCCACGTCGCGAGAATGTCCTTCAATGTTCTCTCCATAGGGATTTCGGGCTGCCATCCCGTCGCACTCCTCAACAGCTCATTCGATCCCGCAAGAAGCTGGATGTCGTATCCGCGCAGTCTCTTCTGTTCGACATGCAGCTCAAACGTTATTCCGGTAATTGTCTCATAGAGCCTGATAATTTCCTCGATCGAGAAAATCTTCCCGGAGCAGACATTGTACATGAACTCTTTTCCATTCGGGACTGCACCCAGGAGCCAGTACGCGCGAACGACGTCGCGAACATCGGTGAAATCCCTCCGCGGCTTGATGCTGCCGATCTGAATGACGGGGGGCGCATTGTTCTTTCGGATCAATGAGATCTGGCGGGCGAGCGATGAACAGACGAACGACGGCTTCTGACGCGGGCCGGTATGATTGAACGGCCGGGCAATGACGATGTTCAGCCCTTCATACGTTTTATACGTCTGCGCAATGTAATCGATGCTCGTTTTGCTCGCGGCATAGGGGTTGACGGGATGTGGGATCGATCGCTCCGTGTGCACGGCAGGCAATCCGGCCGTCTCGCCGTACACCTCGCCCGACGTCACGACGACGATCCTCGGCGCGATGTCGGCCGCCTTCACTGCTTCAAAAATGTTGATCGGGGCGATGACGTTGACTTTGAACGTTTCTGCCGCGTGCTCGAACGAACTTGGCACGAACGCCTGTCCGGCCAGGTGAAAAATAATGTCCGGCTTGACCTCTTTGAGCACCCCGAACACCGACTGAAAATCCACGACATCGCATTCGTGCAGGTCGATGTTCTTTTCGCGGGAACGGATGTTCTCGTTCTTTTCCGCGTCGCGGATTGTTCCGGCGACTTCTGCGACGCCTTGATCGAGAACATATTCCGCGAGATGACTTCCGGCAAATCCCCCGATACCGGTAATAAGAACTTTCATAATTTCAATTACTCTGGATTACAGCGATGATGACAAACAGCGAGCGTACGGCTCTGAAAATGCGAGACATAATATACGGAATCGGCCGCGCCTTTTCAACGAGAAGCGGGAAAAGCCCTTGATACTGCTTGGGTTGCGAGGAATAGACGAGGAGGGAAAGACGATCATTGCCCCAGTTTCAGCTTCTGCCTGAAATACTCAATCGTTCGTTTCAACCCTTCGTCGCGGGGAACCCGCGGCTCCCATCCGAGCAGCCGCTTTGCTTTGGAAATATCCGGCTGCCGAACTTTCGGGTCGTCCTGGGGAAGCTCCTTAAAGACGATCGTGCTTGTGCTGTGTGTTAATCGGACGATCTCCTGTGCAAGCTGCAGCATCGTCAGCTCCGACGGGTTTCCGATGTTCAACGGAAGATCATACTCGGACATCATCAACTTGAAAATGCCGTCGATCAGGTCGGAAACATAGCACACGCTGCGCGTTTGGCTCCCGTCGCCGAACACTGTGATGTCCTCCCCGCGGAGCGCCTGAGCCACGAACGCCGGGATCGCGCGCCCGTCGTCGATCCTCATCCGCTCTCCGTACGTATTGAAAATTCTCACGATGCGCGTTTCGACGTTGTGATAACGATGGTACGCCATCGTCATCGCTTCGGCGAACCGTTTCGCTTCGTCGTACACGCCTCGCGGGCCGACGGGGTTCACGTTTCCCCAATATTCTTCCACCTGCGGATGAATTTCCGGATCGCCGTAGACTTCAGACGTCGATGCCAGAAAAAATCTGGCATGCTTCGCTTTTGCCAATCCGAGCGCTTTGTGCGTTCCCAGGGAACCGACCTTCAGGGTCTGGATCGGGAGTTTCAGGTAATCGATCGGGCTTGCCGGCGAGGCGAAATGAAAAATGTAATCGACG is a genomic window of Bacteroidota bacterium containing:
- the gmd gene encoding GDP-mannose 4,6-dehydratase → MSKKALLTGITGQDGSYLAELLLQKGYEVHGIIRRSSSFNTGRIDHLYNDPQLLGKRLFLHFGDLTDTSNLNRILERIQPDEIYNLAAQSHVKVSFELPEYTAEVDAIGTVRFLDAIREVGIKPKFYQASTSELFGKAQQVPQNEKTPFYPRSPYGVAKLYGYWIIINYREAYNIFACNGILFNHESPRRGETFVTRKITRAAAKIKLGMEEKLSLGNLNAKRDWGYAPEYVDGMWRMLQLDHPEDFVLATGETHTVREFAEVAFAEVGIALKWEGDGPGEKGIDKKTGKTVVEVDSRYYRPTEVELLIGDPAKAKEKLGWTPKVKFEELVKIMVKGDYEKISKRGY
- a CDS encoding UDP-glucuronic acid decarboxylase family protein, which gives rise to MNLLNKKTSVVTGGAGFLGSHLCDRLLAEGHSVVCIDNLITGDTANIAHLFGNPRFKFFQHDVTEYIYLHDDVDYIFHFASPASPIDYLKLPIQTLKVGSLGTHKALGLAKAKHARFFLASTSEVYGDPEIHPQVEEYWGNVNPVGPRGVYDEAKRFAEAMTMAYHRYHNVETRIVRIFNTYGERMRIDDGRAIPAFVAQALRGEDITVFGDGSQTRSVCYVSDLIDGIFKLMMSEYDLPLNIGNPSELTMLQLAQEIVRLTHSTSTIVFKELPQDDPKVRQPDISKAKRLLGWEPRVPRDEGLKRTIEYFRQKLKLGQ
- a CDS encoding GDP-mannose 4,6-dehydratase; its protein translation is MKVLITGIGGFAGSHLAEYVLDQGVAEVAGTIRDAEKNENIRSREKNIDLHECDVVDFQSVFGVLKEVKPDIIFHLAGQAFVPSSFEHAAETFKVNVIAPINIFEAVKAADIAPRIVVVTSGEVYGETAGLPAVHTERSIPHPVNPYAASKTSIDYIAQTYKTYEGLNIVIARPFNHTGPRQKPSFVCSSLARQISLIRKNNAPPVIQIGSIKPRRDFTDVRDVVRAYWLLGAVPNGKEFMYNVCSGKIFSIEEIIRLYETITGITFELHVEQKRLRGYDIQLLAGSNELLRSATGWQPEIPMERTLKDILATWMEK